The Primulina eburnea isolate SZY01 chromosome 6, ASM2296580v1, whole genome shotgun sequence genome contains a region encoding:
- the LOC140833507 gene encoding KID-containing protein 1: protein MSEAAAHGGDGNLKKYVAVDSDSEDSSIGIPSDDDVEDHDEVQSRISGGGALNSLASLETSLPIKKGLSLHYDGRSKSYSNLAEARLEEATQLAKTEHAFNKKRRLINISQKFRKYSKKPSNNIVHQSSMPAFPSEDREEDDNADAENGAMEDEGSKAECSDLEISLRKI from the exons ATGTCAGAGGCGGCGGCGCACGGCGGCGATGGAAATTTGAAGAAATATGTAGCAGTGGATTCTGATTCAGAGGATTCGTCAATTGGGATACCGAGTGATGATGATGTCGAGGATCACGACGAGGTTCAGAGCAGAATCTCCGGCGGTGGAGCTCTGAATTCTTTGGCTTCTTTGGAAACATCTCTGCCCATTAA AAAGGGGTTATCTCTTCATTACGATGGGAGATCGAAATCTTATTCAAACTTGGCAGAAGCAAGGCTTGAAGAAGCCACACAACTGGCCAAAACTGAACATGCTTTCAACAAGAAAAGAAGACTGATCAACATCTCGCAGAAATTTAGGAAATACTCCAAGAAACCATCCAACAACATTGTACACCAATCCTCCATGCCTGCCTTCCCCTCCGAGGATCGCGAAGAAGACGACAACGCTGACGCTGAAAACGGAGCCATGGAGGATGAAGGAAGCAAAGCAGAGTGCTCTGATCTTGAGATCAGCTTGCGGAAAATATAA